A region from the [Limnothrix rosea] IAM M-220 genome encodes:
- a CDS encoding Coenzyme F420 hydrogenase/dehydrogenase, beta subunit C-terminal domain yields the protein MTAQIPAHEKAKGLPRGKVRPAKDLCSDCGLCDTKFIYYVKEACAFINQQFDRLENLVHGRQRNLDDEQEMYFGVHQKMVAARKKDPIEGAQWTGIVSSLACKMLDAGLVEGVVCVQNTPEDRFQPSPLIATTKEEILAARVNKPTLSPNLTILEQIEQGGFKKLLVIGVGCQIQALRAVQDKIGLEKLYVLGMPCVDNVTRAGLQKFLDTTSRSPDTVVYYEFMQDFRVHFKHEDGSTELVPFFGLKTNQLKDVFAPSCMSCFDYTNALADIVVGYMGAPYGWQWIVVRNDTGQAMYDLIADEIETQPVDSKGDRKQAVQQSIPAYDKGVTLPMWAAKLMGVVIEKIGPKGLEYAKFSIDSHFTRNYLFTRRNYPEKLETHVPEFAKKIVSQYELPQD from the coding sequence ATGACTGCCCAAATTCCAGCCCACGAAAAAGCGAAGGGATTGCCCCGTGGCAAAGTTCGCCCAGCGAAAGATCTATGTAGTGACTGTGGTCTGTGCGATACAAAATTTATTTATTACGTCAAAGAAGCCTGCGCCTTTATTAATCAGCAGTTTGATCGCCTCGAAAACCTCGTTCATGGCAGACAGCGCAATCTAGACGACGAGCAAGAAATGTATTTCGGCGTGCATCAAAAAATGGTGGCCGCCCGCAAAAAAGACCCCATAGAAGGCGCACAGTGGACAGGGATTGTCAGTTCCCTTGCCTGCAAGATGCTTGATGCGGGACTAGTGGAAGGGGTAGTTTGTGTGCAGAATACGCCAGAAGATCGGTTTCAGCCTAGCCCTCTAATCGCCACAACAAAGGAAGAAATTCTCGCAGCGCGGGTTAATAAACCAACCTTATCTCCCAATCTCACCATCCTCGAACAAATTGAGCAGGGTGGTTTTAAGAAATTATTAGTGATCGGTGTTGGCTGTCAGATTCAGGCATTACGGGCAGTTCAGGACAAAATTGGCCTCGAAAAACTCTATGTGCTCGGTATGCCCTGTGTGGATAACGTTACCCGCGCTGGCCTCCAAAAATTCCTTGATACCACCAGCCGATCGCCGGACACAGTGGTGTACTACGAATTTATGCAAGACTTCCGGGTGCACTTCAAGCATGAAGACGGTTCCACCGAGCTTGTGCCTTTCTTCGGTCTCAAAACAAATCAACTCAAAGATGTGTTTGCCCCCTCTTGCATGAGCTGCTTTGACTATACCAATGCCCTCGCCGATATTGTGGTGGGTTATATGGGTGCGCCCTATGGATGGCAGTGGATTGTCGTCAGAAATGACACAGGCCAAGCAATGTATGATCTCATCGCCGACGAAATTGAAACACAACCCGTCGACTCTAAGGGCGATCGCAAACAGGCAGTCCAACAAAGCATTCCCGCCTACGACAAAGGCGTGACCCTGCCCATGTGGGCAGCCAAACTCATGGGTGTGGTGATTGAGAAGATTGGCCCCAAAGGCTTGGAATATGCCAAGTTTTCCATTGACTCCCACTTCACACGCAACTATCTCTTTACCCGTCGCAACTATCCGGAAAAGCTTGAGACCCATGTCCCAGAGTTTGCGAAAAAGATTGTAAGCCAATACGAATTACCGCAGGACTAA
- a CDS encoding chlorophyll a/b-binding protein, protein MDDKKFGFTASAENLNGRMAMIGFVAALILELATGQGVLHFFGLL, encoded by the coding sequence ATGGACGACAAGAAATTTGGTTTCACCGCTTCTGCAGAAAACCTCAATGGCCGCATGGCAATGATCGGCTTCGTTGCAGCTCTCATTCTTGAGCTTGCTACTGGTCAAGGCGTTCTTCACTTCTTCGGCCTCCTCTAG